The following are from one region of the Moritella sp. 24 genome:
- the pyrB gene encoding aspartate carbamoyltransferase, which produces MNNTLFKKHIISIPELDRNDLELIVSTAGELKETPNPTLLKDKVIASCFFEPSTRTRLSFETAVQRLGGTVIGFDNAGNTSLTKKGETLSDSVQVISSYVDAFIMRHPKEGAARLASEFSHNAPVINGGDGSNQHPTQTLLDLFSIYETQGSLDNLNIALVGDLKYGRTVHSLTQALAKFNNTNFFFISPDILAMPDYILQELDSAGINYSLHNDIESVINDLDILYMTRVQKERFDESEYAHMKATFILTANMLANARDNLKVLHPLPRIDEITIDVDKTKYAYYFQQAENGVYAREALLSLVLNEQF; this is translated from the coding sequence ATGAATAATACGTTATTTAAAAAGCATATCATTTCCATTCCAGAACTTGATCGAAACGACCTAGAACTGATTGTCTCTACAGCAGGTGAATTGAAAGAGACACCAAATCCAACGTTGCTAAAAGATAAAGTTATTGCAAGTTGTTTCTTTGAACCATCAACACGTACCCGCTTATCTTTTGAGACTGCAGTACAACGCTTGGGTGGCACCGTGATTGGTTTTGATAATGCAGGGAACACGTCATTAACCAAAAAAGGTGAAACACTCTCCGATTCTGTACAAGTTATTTCTTCTTATGTTGATGCATTTATTATGCGTCATCCAAAAGAAGGGGCAGCCCGTCTCGCTTCAGAGTTTTCTCATAACGCCCCCGTTATCAATGGTGGTGATGGTTCAAATCAGCATCCTACGCAAACATTATTAGACTTATTTAGTATTTATGAAACGCAAGGAAGTTTAGATAATCTAAACATCGCATTAGTCGGCGACTTAAAATATGGCCGTACCGTACACTCTCTTACTCAAGCATTAGCCAAATTTAATAACACCAATTTCTTCTTCATCTCACCAGATATTCTCGCAATGCCTGACTATATATTGCAAGAATTAGACAGCGCAGGTATTAATTACAGCTTACATAACGATATAGAAAGCGTGATCAATGATTTAGATATCTTATACATGACTCGAGTACAAAAAGAGCGATTTGATGAGTCTGAATATGCGCACATGAAAGCTACATTTATTTTAACAGCAAACATGCTTGCCAATGCGCGTGACAACCTTAAAGTACTTCATCCTTTACCTCGTATTGACGAAATCACAATAGATGTGGATAAAACTAAGTATGCTTACTACTTCCAACAAGCAGAGAATGGCGTTTATGCCCGCGAAGCATTACTTTCACTTGTACTGAATGAACAATTTTAA
- a CDS encoding ArgR family transcriptional regulator: MNNLTHDSSCEDMVAECKRLLRIERLSTQSEIRNKLIERGYNNINQSTISRMLTRLDIVKVTDAYGKKIYQLPIQDQNSYTDTSTKIIFITHNTDVVVIKTQPGCAQLIARLLDLDLNPNPEVLGIIAGNDMVLVAPKSIHNIEECECIIKHSLNYIVN, translated from the coding sequence ATGAATAACTTAACACACGATTCCTCTTGCGAAGACATGGTAGCAGAGTGTAAACGCCTTCTACGTATTGAACGTTTATCAACGCAAAGTGAAATTCGAAATAAGCTAATTGAGCGAGGCTATAACAACATCAATCAGTCTACGATATCACGTATGTTAACGCGCTTAGATATTGTTAAAGTCACAGATGCTTATGGTAAGAAAATATACCAATTACCGATTCAAGATCAGAATTCGTATACTGATACATCGACAAAAATTATATTCATCACGCATAACACTGACGTCGTCGTGATTAAAACTCAGCCCGGATGTGCACAATTAATTGCTCGTTTACTTGACCTTGATCTCAACCCTAATCCTGAAGTTTTAGGCATTATTGCTGGTAACGATATGGTTTTAGTCGCCCCAAAAAGTATTCATAATATTGAAGAATGCGAATGTATTATTAAACATAGCCTTAACTACATCGTAAATTGA
- the pyrI gene encoding aspartate carbamoyltransferase regulatory subunit, with protein MLNKYKLQVEAIENGCVIDHIPANVGIKILKLFNFDNNNQRITIGLNLPSPALGHKDLIKIENVFLSELQANQLALYAPDATVNKIEDYVVSGKLKLSLPNIITAVFSCPNSNCITHNEPVESSFNVIANSNPLQLKCKYCEKAFSRKIMSECN; from the coding sequence ATGCTAAATAAATATAAATTACAAGTTGAAGCCATTGAGAATGGATGTGTCATTGACCATATTCCGGCTAATGTTGGTATCAAAATACTAAAGTTATTTAATTTTGATAACAATAATCAACGAATTACAATTGGTTTAAACTTACCGTCACCCGCTTTAGGACACAAAGATTTAATTAAAATTGAAAATGTTTTTCTCAGTGAGTTACAAGCAAATCAACTGGCGCTATATGCACCCGATGCCACTGTAAATAAAATTGAGGATTACGTCGTATCAGGAAAGCTGAAACTCTCATTGCCAAATATTATTACGGCTGTTTTTTCTTGCCCAAACAGTAACTGTATTACGCATAATGAACCTGTTGAAAGTAGTTTCAATGTTATTGCTAATAGTAACCCGCTACAGCTTAAGTGTAAGTATTGTGAAAAGGCATTTTCACGGAAAATCATGAGTGAGTGTAATTAA
- the arcC gene encoding carbamate kinase produces the protein MTKKTVVVALGGNALLRRGEPLEAQIQRQNIATAAQAIAEIAKEYNVVLVHGNGPQVGLLALQGLEYKAVSPYPLDVLGSETQGMIGYILMQELKNILPKQNVSCLLTQMSVDPNDPAFADPTKPIGPVYAEKEARELAEKHNWIIKPDGEYFRRVVPSPQPTGIIENDAITALIQQQHLVICTGGGGIPVRSENGKLVGVEAVIDKDMSAAYLARQLKADALLILTDADAVFIDWGKPTQTALRSTTPFELAQHSFDAGSMGPKIEASCEFIKQGGKFVGIGALDAGLRILKGQAGTNITAD, from the coding sequence ATGACTAAAAAAACTGTTGTTGTGGCACTAGGTGGGAACGCTCTATTACGTCGTGGCGAACCACTAGAAGCTCAGATTCAACGTCAAAACATCGCAACGGCAGCCCAAGCCATTGCTGAAATAGCTAAAGAATATAATGTTGTACTCGTGCATGGTAACGGCCCTCAAGTTGGTTTACTGGCACTACAAGGGTTGGAATACAAAGCTGTAAGCCCTTATCCACTTGATGTTTTAGGCTCTGAAACACAAGGTATGATTGGTTACATTTTAATGCAGGAACTTAAAAATATACTGCCTAAACAGAATGTATCTTGCTTACTAACGCAGATGAGTGTTGATCCCAATGATCCTGCATTTGCAGACCCAACAAAACCGATTGGTCCAGTTTATGCGGAAAAAGAAGCGCGTGAATTAGCAGAAAAACATAACTGGATTATCAAGCCTGACGGAGAATATTTCCGTCGTGTAGTACCGAGTCCACAACCGACAGGCATTATTGAAAATGATGCAATTACGGCTTTAATTCAACAACAACACTTGGTCATCTGTACTGGCGGTGGCGGCATTCCAGTAAGAAGTGAAAATGGCAAATTGGTCGGTGTAGAAGCCGTTATCGATAAAGATATGTCAGCTGCTTATCTCGCCAGACAACTCAAAGCAGACGCGTTATTAATTCTAACAGATGCGGACGCTGTATTTATTGATTGGGGTAAACCAACTCAAACAGCACTACGTTCAACGACCCCCTTTGAGCTAGCACAACATAGCTTCGATGCAGGCTCTATGGGACCAAAAATTGAGGCTTCTTGTGAGTTCATTAAACAAGGTGGCAAGTTTGTCGGAATCGGCGCTTTAGATGCAGGATTACGCATCTTGAAAGGCCAAGCTGGTACCAACATAACAGCAGATTAA
- a CDS encoding class I SAM-dependent methyltransferase, which produces MNSIQIITTDPLFSNHIADLAEQWGFSLEPVADSQFQLVYSDKGLELFKLDEPKLGAVYVDFAGGAVSHRRKFGGGKGQAIAKAVGLKSGVTPSVVDGTAGLGRDAFVLASLGCNVTMLERSPIVAALLEDGLKRAAEDPEIGDWISTRLKLVFASSLSKLEGLGITPDVVYLDPMYPHKKKSALVKKEMRVFQSLVGADLDADGLFEPAMRVATKRVVVKRPDYAEYIADAKPSMAIETKKNRFDVYVKQAMK; this is translated from the coding sequence ATGAACAGCATACAAATAATCACGACAGATCCATTATTTTCTAATCATATCGCAGACCTTGCCGAGCAATGGGGTTTTTCTCTTGAGCCTGTTGCAGATTCTCAATTTCAATTGGTTTATTCGGATAAAGGCCTTGAGTTATTTAAACTTGATGAGCCAAAATTAGGCGCTGTATATGTTGATTTTGCGGGTGGAGCAGTGAGTCATCGACGCAAATTCGGCGGTGGTAAAGGCCAAGCTATTGCAAAAGCGGTTGGCTTAAAGTCTGGTGTAACACCATCTGTGGTCGATGGCACGGCAGGTTTAGGGCGTGACGCCTTTGTATTAGCTTCATTAGGTTGTAATGTCACTATGTTAGAACGCTCGCCAATTGTTGCCGCACTACTGGAAGATGGTTTAAAAAGAGCAGCTGAAGATCCAGAGATTGGTGATTGGATTAGTACAAGGCTAAAGTTGGTATTTGCATCGAGTTTATCTAAATTAGAAGGTTTAGGGATTACTCCTGACGTCGTTTACCTTGACCCTATGTATCCACACAAGAAGAAATCTGCGTTAGTGAAAAAAGAAATGCGTGTTTTTCAATCTTTAGTCGGCGCCGATTTAGATGCTGATGGTTTATTTGAACCTGCGATGCGTGTTGCGACAAAGCGTGTTGTTGTTAAACGTCCCGATTATGCTGAATATATTGCTGATGCGAAGCCAAGTATGGCAATTGAAACCAAGAAAAATCGTTTTGATGTCTATGTGAAACAGGCGATGAAGTAA
- a CDS encoding bifunctional diguanylate cyclase/phosphodiesterase has protein sequence MVDTITLSDININTKPLSEVNHLDSFLTNLATLLRVDTIYVATVCPQSSELSILSCLQQGVLDTNLAIDFKSMPCFAAYQRGYAEYDQGLASRFPEQILLQEWQTESYLGIRLNDASGEPIGVLSAFFPRQLSKHKLELNLIRLVSGFLEKEIQTKKIATEPAVETTSDIPTELSAYTLWLEDNIAKGRLSSWSYFLEKDRLECSDSAASIIETDNVKDFNKLEALLALVHKVDKSSVLADFKNAMESNSATSVRSIFNITTLQGNTKRIQSDIYPIVDKFGRVYRLDCISKDVTAEELTKKRASAQERILETVLATTPVGLVKLNANREIKWVNKQACKMFGYKVDDFYRLREQGVLNTSILNLYFDEDAEQFEEYYQEIYANKRNNFTLNTRYRHRDGSTLWTKLTVTAVRNAINDVQYFINTIQDLTEEQDNRQRLSIIESVYKHSAEGIMLCDANEKIIDVNPAFESITGYSADDAIGRTHDLLRSGVHDEQFYTDISEALLRHDEWKGVIWSRNRGGDIFAQQVTLSSIKERGKLKYFFAVFTDVTEEKKTEQQIITQSNFDTLTGLPNRQYFSSEMHLVIDKSAKNGQKFAILYIDIDDFKSVNNSEDFMAGDRLLKETTERLKYRCRESDFLARIDGDEFAFIIPEMVNKRQAEVYAKQLQGVFAQAYKLSTQQRYVTASVGITMYPEDGVSVEALMQSAEQAIFEAKRKGRNQCVTFTQELSDAAILKHQTVVELAEAIKRGGLDVYYQPIVDNSSGKIDKLEALVRWNHQDRGFISPAEFIPLAEEGGLIQSLGEYVLDQACCDLKILHEAGYPFMEMSVNRSSLEFKTVDMQASEWLKVISSHNLPYESVTMEITESLLMDMDGQYMQRINALKHAGVKIAIDDFGTGYSSLNYLRSLPADIVKIDRSFIINIPDNQQDNLLLDGIITIVHNLGMKVVTEGVETEAQLNYLKEKECDYSQGFLLCRPIPLHELLEFISKNDRVF, from the coding sequence ATGGTTGATACAATCACGCTTAGTGACATAAACATTAATACGAAGCCATTATCTGAAGTAAATCACCTCGATTCATTTCTTACTAATTTAGCGACATTATTGCGTGTTGATACTATCTATGTCGCGACCGTTTGTCCCCAGTCTTCAGAATTATCTATCTTATCTTGCTTGCAGCAGGGTGTGTTAGATACCAATCTTGCTATCGATTTCAAATCAATGCCTTGCTTTGCTGCTTACCAACGCGGCTATGCAGAATATGATCAAGGATTGGCATCTCGATTTCCAGAACAAATACTATTACAAGAATGGCAAACTGAATCCTATTTAGGTATTCGTTTAAATGATGCATCTGGGGAGCCAATAGGTGTATTATCTGCATTCTTCCCTCGTCAACTTTCTAAACATAAACTTGAATTAAATTTAATTCGACTAGTTTCTGGCTTTTTAGAAAAAGAGATCCAAACAAAAAAAATAGCGACAGAACCTGCTGTCGAAACTACTTCTGATATTCCAACAGAGTTAAGCGCTTATACCTTATGGCTAGAAGATAATATAGCGAAAGGGCGTTTAAGTAGTTGGAGCTATTTCCTAGAAAAAGATAGATTAGAGTGCTCTGACTCTGCCGCGAGTATTATTGAAACTGATAATGTAAAAGATTTTAATAAACTGGAAGCATTATTAGCATTGGTACATAAAGTAGATAAATCATCTGTATTGGCTGATTTTAAGAATGCGATGGAATCTAATTCAGCAACATCAGTACGTAGCATTTTTAATATTACGACTTTACAAGGTAATACAAAACGAATTCAAAGTGATATTTATCCTATTGTTGATAAATTTGGGCGAGTATACCGTTTAGATTGTATTAGCAAGGATGTCACTGCTGAAGAGTTAACAAAAAAAAGAGCGTCAGCACAAGAGCGTATTCTTGAGACTGTTTTGGCCACAACACCTGTTGGTTTAGTGAAGTTAAATGCTAATCGTGAAATTAAGTGGGTGAATAAGCAGGCATGTAAAATGTTTGGTTATAAAGTGGATGATTTTTATCGATTGCGTGAGCAAGGTGTACTGAATACCAGTATCCTGAACTTATATTTTGATGAAGATGCAGAGCAATTTGAAGAATACTATCAAGAGATATACGCCAATAAACGTAATAACTTCACCCTTAATACACGTTATCGTCATCGTGATGGCAGCACCTTATGGACGAAGTTAACTGTTACAGCGGTAAGAAATGCAATTAATGATGTGCAGTACTTCATTAATACAATTCAAGATCTCACTGAAGAACAAGATAATCGACAACGTTTATCGATTATTGAAAGCGTTTATAAACACAGTGCTGAAGGCATCATGCTGTGTGATGCTAACGAAAAAATTATTGATGTTAATCCTGCTTTCGAAAGCATCACAGGCTATAGCGCCGATGATGCGATTGGACGTACACATGATTTACTTCGTTCAGGTGTCCATGATGAGCAATTCTATACAGATATTAGCGAAGCATTATTACGCCATGATGAATGGAAAGGCGTGATTTGGAGCCGTAACCGAGGCGGCGATATATTTGCCCAACAAGTGACACTTTCAAGTATTAAAGAGCGCGGTAAGTTAAAGTATTTCTTTGCTGTTTTTACTGATGTGACGGAAGAGAAAAAAACAGAACAGCAAATTATTACTCAGTCTAACTTTGATACACTTACAGGCTTACCTAATCGTCAGTACTTTAGTTCTGAAATGCATCTCGTTATCGATAAGTCAGCGAAGAACGGACAAAAATTTGCCATCCTCTATATTGATATCGATGATTTCAAATCAGTTAATAATTCAGAAGATTTTATGGCGGGTGACCGCTTATTAAAAGAGACCACTGAGCGATTGAAGTATCGCTGTAGAGAAAGTGATTTTCTTGCTCGTATTGATGGCGATGAGTTTGCATTTATTATTCCCGAAATGGTCAATAAACGTCAAGCTGAAGTCTATGCAAAGCAATTACAAGGCGTATTTGCACAAGCTTATAAACTTTCAACCCAACAACGTTATGTTACGGCATCTGTCGGTATTACCATGTATCCAGAAGATGGTGTATCGGTTGAAGCGTTAATGCAAAGTGCAGAACAGGCTATATTTGAAGCTAAGCGTAAGGGACGTAATCAATGCGTTACTTTTACCCAAGAGTTAAGCGATGCCGCGATTCTTAAACATCAGACTGTTGTTGAGTTAGCCGAAGCGATAAAACGCGGAGGTCTTGATGTTTATTATCAGCCTATTGTTGATAATAGCTCTGGAAAAATAGATAAACTCGAAGCGCTAGTACGTTGGAATCATCAGGATCGAGGTTTTATCTCTCCAGCTGAATTTATTCCGCTAGCTGAAGAAGGCGGGTTGATTCAGAGCTTGGGCGAGTATGTATTAGATCAAGCGTGTTGCGATTTAAAAATATTACATGAAGCTGGTTACCCTTTTATGGAAATGAGCGTTAACCGTTCGAGTCTAGAGTTTAAGACTGTTGATATGCAGGCTAGCGAATGGTTAAAAGTTATTTCTTCACACAACTTGCCTTATGAGTCTGTGACAATGGAAATAACAGAAAGCTTATTGATGGATATGGATGGTCAGTATATGCAACGTATTAATGCATTGAAGCATGCTGGCGTAAAAATTGCGATTGACGATTTTGGTACGGGTTACTCATCATTAAATTATCTGCGCAGTTTACCAGCCGATATTGTTAAAATTGATCGTAGCTTTATCATTAATATTCCAGATAACCAACAAGATAATTTACTGCTCGACGGTATTATTACCATTGTTCATAACTTAGGTATGAAAGTGGTTACTGAAGGTGTTGAAACAGAAGCTCAATTGAATTACTTGAAAGAGAAAGAATGTGATTACTCACAAGGATTCTTGTTATGCCGACCAATCCCTCTTCATGAGCTGTTAGAGTTTATCTCTAAAAATGATCGTGTTTTTTAA
- the argF gene encoding ornithine carbamoyltransferase, translating into MSFNLRNRNFLKLLDFTPREIQHMLELSAELKKAKYNGYEQPLLTGKNIALIFEKSSTRTRCAFEVAAHDQGANVSYLGPSGSQIGHKESMKDTARVLGRMYDGIEYRGFGQEIVEELGAHAGVPVWNGLTTEFHPTQILADFLTMQEHALGKQLHEISFAYLGDAQNNMGNSLLVGAAKMGMDIRLVAPEAFWPDAELVAQCREIAMETGAKITLTEDVQEGVQGCDFLYTDVWVSMGESKDAWDERVRMMTPYQVNMDMIKKTGNPHVKFMHCLPAFHNDETTVGAEVAEKYDMKGLEVTEEVFESKHSIVFDEAENRMHTIKAVMVATLGQ; encoded by the coding sequence ATGTCTTTCAATCTACGTAACCGTAACTTCTTAAAATTACTTGATTTCACTCCACGCGAAATCCAGCACATGCTTGAATTATCTGCAGAATTAAAAAAAGCAAAATATAACGGTTATGAACAACCTCTTTTAACAGGTAAAAATATTGCGCTTATTTTTGAAAAAAGCTCTACCCGTACTCGCTGTGCATTTGAAGTCGCAGCTCATGATCAAGGCGCAAACGTATCATATTTAGGCCCATCAGGATCTCAGATTGGTCATAAAGAATCGATGAAAGACACAGCTCGAGTATTAGGCCGTATGTATGATGGCATCGAATACCGCGGATTTGGACAAGAAATCGTTGAAGAGCTTGGTGCTCACGCAGGTGTTCCAGTATGGAATGGCTTAACAACTGAATTCCATCCAACACAAATTCTTGCTGACTTCTTAACAATGCAAGAGCATGCACTGGGTAAACAGTTACACGAAATCTCTTTTGCTTACCTTGGTGATGCACAAAATAACATGGGTAACTCGCTACTAGTTGGCGCAGCTAAAATGGGTATGGATATTCGCCTTGTTGCTCCAGAAGCTTTCTGGCCAGATGCTGAACTTGTTGCACAATGTCGTGAAATTGCAATGGAAACAGGCGCAAAAATCACACTAACTGAAGATGTCCAAGAAGGTGTGCAAGGCTGTGATTTCCTTTATACCGATGTTTGGGTGTCTATGGGTGAATCAAAAGATGCATGGGATGAGCGCGTACGTATGATGACGCCATACCAAGTAAATATGGATATGATCAAAAAAACCGGCAATCCACACGTTAAATTCATGCACTGCTTACCAGCATTCCACAATGATGAAACAACAGTTGGTGCTGAAGTTGCTGAAAAATATGACATGAAAGGACTTGAAGTTACGGAAGAAGTTTTTGAATCAAAACACTCTATTGTTTTTGACGAAGCAGAAAACCGTATGCACACAATTAAGGCTGTAATGGTAGCAACACTAGGTCAATAA
- the arcA gene encoding arginine deiminase — MSKLYVGSEVGQLRRVLVHRPRRSLSHLTPSNCHDLLFDDVLAVERAGKEHDVFTKTLRDQGVEVLLLTDLLADTLAIPEAKEWLLTSQVSNYRLGATFANDVRCYLGDLPNIDLAKILTGGLSYAEMPMKSSSMMQGMHAPTDFIIEPLPNHLFTRDTSCWVYGGVSINPMAKMARQRETNHVRAIYRWHPIFAGADFVKYYGHEEKMYDNSTIEGGDVLVIGKGSVLIGMSERTTPQGVEQLASGLFKSGQAKQIIAMQLPKHRSCMHLDTVMTHLREDTFSVYPEVVSKDVQCWNLTGDESGAVNVKEEGYFVTAIEKALGVGQLNLITTGGDSFTAEREQWNDANNVLTVKPGVVIGYEGNSHTNEKYDKAGITVLPIPGDELGRGRGGARCMSCPIERDGI, encoded by the coding sequence ATGAGTAAATTATATGTAGGTTCTGAAGTCGGTCAATTACGTCGCGTTCTAGTTCACCGCCCAAGACGCTCACTAAGCCACTTAACACCATCTAACTGCCACGACTTATTATTTGATGACGTGCTAGCTGTGGAACGTGCAGGTAAAGAGCATGATGTGTTTACAAAAACATTACGTGATCAAGGCGTAGAAGTGTTACTGCTAACTGACCTTCTTGCTGATACGTTAGCCATTCCAGAAGCTAAAGAATGGTTGTTAACGAGTCAAGTATCTAATTACCGCTTAGGTGCGACATTTGCTAACGACGTACGCTGCTACCTAGGTGATTTACCAAACATCGACCTTGCTAAAATTTTAACTGGTGGCTTGTCCTATGCTGAAATGCCAATGAAATCATCTTCTATGATGCAAGGCATGCACGCTCCAACAGACTTCATCATTGAACCACTACCAAATCACTTATTTACTCGTGATACGTCTTGCTGGGTATATGGTGGCGTATCTATTAACCCAATGGCTAAAATGGCTCGCCAACGTGAAACCAACCACGTTCGTGCTATCTACCGCTGGCACCCAATATTCGCAGGTGCCGATTTCGTTAAGTACTACGGCCATGAAGAAAAAATGTATGACAACTCAACAATCGAAGGCGGCGACGTTCTCGTTATTGGTAAAGGTTCAGTCCTTATTGGTATGTCTGAGCGTACAACCCCACAAGGTGTTGAACAACTAGCATCAGGCCTATTCAAAAGCGGTCAAGCTAAACAAATTATTGCAATGCAACTTCCTAAACACCGTTCTTGTATGCACTTAGATACAGTAATGACACACCTACGTGAAGATACATTCTCAGTTTACCCTGAGGTTGTAAGCAAAGACGTACAGTGCTGGAACCTAACAGGTGATGAGTCAGGCGCCGTTAACGTAAAAGAAGAAGGTTACTTCGTGACAGCTATCGAGAAAGCACTCGGGGTCGGTCAACTAAACCTAATCACAACTGGCGGTGATAGCTTCACTGCAGAACGTGAACAATGGAATGATGCAAACAACGTACTAACGGTGAAACCTGGTGTCGTCATTGGTTACGAAGGTAACTCTCACACTAACGAAAAATACGATAAAGCAGGTATCACTGTTCTGCCTATTCCAGGCGATGAACTTGGCCGTGGCCGCGGTGGCGCTCGCTGCATGAGCTGCCCAATTGAACGTGACGGTATCTAA
- a CDS encoding transcriptional regulator: MLLELDNIENELTSSYTFTEEDHRLLRSYDGVIEGIATLFGKQCEVILHSLDSVDRSVIKIENGFNTGRVEGSPITDLALKMLQDISAQNKQCSKAYFTQTKDGQMMRSMTIAIKNRSERTIGLICININIGASFIDFVQELLPTPETRETELSSENFATTVEELVDRSVEETITDINNRTDIANNAKNKHIVISLHQQGIFDIKDAINMVADKLNISKHTVYLYIRQIKSDEAEL, encoded by the coding sequence GTGCTACTTGAATTAGATAATATTGAGAATGAATTGACAAGTTCATACACGTTTACGGAAGAAGACCACCGTCTTTTAAGATCTTATGATGGTGTTATTGAAGGTATTGCAACTTTATTTGGTAAGCAATGTGAAGTGATCCTGCACTCATTGGATAGTGTAGACCGTTCTGTTATTAAAATTGAAAATGGTTTTAATACAGGTCGAGTTGAAGGTTCACCGATTACCGATCTAGCATTAAAGATGTTGCAAGATATATCGGCACAGAATAAGCAATGTTCTAAAGCGTACTTTACACAGACAAAAGACGGACAGATGATGCGTTCTATGACGATCGCGATCAAAAACCGTTCTGAAAGAACGATTGGTTTAATCTGTATCAATATAAATATTGGTGCGTCGTTTATTGATTTTGTTCAGGAGTTATTACCTACACCTGAAACAAGGGAAACTGAACTGTCTTCAGAGAATTTTGCAACAACAGTTGAAGAGCTTGTTGACCGTTCTGTAGAAGAGACGATTACTGATATTAATAATCGTACAGACATTGCGAATAATGCAAAAAATAAGCATATTGTAATTTCTCTGCACCAGCAGGGTATCTTTGACATTAAAGATGCGATCAATATGGTTGCAGATAAGCTTAATATTTCAAAACATACCGTATATCTTTATATACGTCAGATTAAATCTGATGAAGCTGAGCTATAA